In the Solanum pennellii chromosome 5, SPENNV200 genome, one interval contains:
- the LOC107018780 gene encoding probable carboxylesterase 11 has product MPSLIVKVYSLLFKYNLNRRLQSLIQSPISYPFNGVVSRADESIITSNPSFSTDGVATKDLHIDSLTCLSLRIYLPQSALISLRNLESGEGGYGGYVPGKNGKNCKKLPVILQFHGGAWVTGGIDTVSNDVFCRKLAKSCDAIVIAVGYRLAPESRFPAAFEDGVAAIKWLGKQANLAECSRSSLDKRIVNGEKHRGRQIVDGFGASMVEPWLAAHLDPSRCVLLGVSCGANIANYVARYAVEAGKLLDPIKVVAQILMYPFFIGNIPTHSEMKLANSYLYDKATCILAWKLFLPETDFNLDHLAANPLKPGNEKPLDLKHMPPTLTVVAQYDWMRDRAIAYSEELRRVNVDAPLLDYKDAVHDFATLIVLQKTPKAQACLEDISIWVKKYISLRGNEFSY; this is encoded by the exons ATGCCGAGCTTAATTGTCAAAGTTTACAGCTTACTCTTCAAGTATAACCTTAATCGCCGATTGCAATCACTAATCCAATCCCCAATTTCATACCCTTTTAACGGTGTCGTCTCACGCGCCGATGAATCGATTATCACTTCTAACCCTAGTTTCTCTACCGACGGTGTTGCAACTAAGGACCTGCATATTGATTCTTTGACTTGTCTATCTCTCAGGATTTACCTCCCTCAATCTGCACTTATTTCGTTGAGAAATTTGGAATCTGGTGAAGGGGGTTATGGGGGTTATGTACCGGgaaaaaatgggaaaaattgtaagaaattGCCGGTGATTTTGCAGTTTCATGGTGGTGCTTGGGTGACTGGGGGTATTGATACGGTTTCCAATGATGTTTTTTGTAGGAAATTGGCGAAATCTTGTGATGCTATTGTGATTGCTGTTGGGTATAGATTGGCACCGGAGAGTAGGTTTCCGGCTGCGTTTGAAGATGGGGTTGCGGCGATTAAGTGGTTAGGGAAGCAAGCTAATTTGGCGGAATGTAGTAGGTCAAGTTTGGATAAGAGGATTGTTAATGGAGAGAAGCATAGGGGAAGGCAAATTGTGGATGGATTTGGGGCTTCTATGGTTGAGCCTTGGTTAGCAGCTCATCTAGATCCTTCAAG GTGTGTTCTTCTTGGAGTAAGCTGCGGAGCCAACATTGCTAATTATGTTGCTCGATATGCTGTTGAGGCAGGGAAACTTTTGGATCCTATAAAAGTTGTGGCTCAAATTCTTATGTACCCTTTCTTCATTGGAAATATTCCTACGCATTCAGAGATGAAACTGGCAAACTCTTACCTCTACGACAAGGCTACATGCATTCTTGCTTGGAAACTTTTCCTCCCGGAAACGGATTTCAATCTGGACCATCTAGCTGCTAATCCCCTTAAACCAGGAAACGAGAAACCCTTGGACTTGAAGCATATGCCACCCACGCTTACAGTGGTTGCTCAGTATGATTGGATGCGAGACAGGGCTATTGCTTATTCAGAAGAACTTCGAAGAGTGAATGTCGATGCCCCTCTTCTTGATTACAAGGATGCTGTGCATGACTTTGCTACCCTTATCGTGCTTCAGAAAACGCCTAAAGCTCAGGCTTGCTTAGAGGACATCTCGATTTGGGTCAAAAAGTATATATCCCTCAGAGGCAATGAATTTTCATACTGA